AGAAGGCATGCCTAAGTTAGTTGATAATATGATGGCACTTACTTTTTTATTAAATGCTAAAAGCGGAGTAAGAAATTATGCTATAGCCTTATCAGAATCTGCTACTCCAGAGGTTAGAGCAGCTCTAAAAAAACAACTAGACGAAGCAATTATTATGCATGAGCAAATTTCTAAGATGATGATAGAAAAAGGCTGGTTTCATCCTCATGCTTTGAGTAAGCAATTTCAT
The genomic region above belongs to Clostridium swellfunianum and contains:
- a CDS encoding spore coat protein; amino-acid sequence: MINDYLEVRNAEGMPKLVDNMMALTFLLNAKSGVRNYAIALSESATPEVRAALKKQLDEAIIMHEQISKMMIEKGWFHPHALSKQFHMDIESSETVSQIVSLNLFPGDTSRLGTFATPEK